Genomic segment of Kibdelosporangium phytohabitans:
GCGTCATTGTGAATGAATCACCATGTAACGGACACTGGGAGTCATCTGGTGCGCATACTCTCCGCGCTCACCGTGGCACTGTTCGTCGTGGCCGGGTGCAGTACGTCGGGGTCGGACAAGCCCACCCCCGAACTGGCGCCGCGCGGCACGCAGATGACCACGGCCAAGCCCACCCGCCAGGACCTGACCAGCAAGGTCAGCCTGAGCGGCAAGGTCGCCATCAACCCGGTGTTCGGGCTGGTGTCCCCGGTCGCGGGCCAAGTCAGGTACCTGGACGTGAAGACGCCGGAGAAGACGCCGGCGAAACCGACCAAGGTCGCCAACGTCTTCGCCAACGGCAAGCCGACCGCCGTGGACGTCCCGGCAGGCGCGACGTTCAGCGGACGGCTGGCCGACGACAAGGCCACGGTCACCGCGGGTCAGCCGATCGCGTCGGCCAAGCACGTCGGCTACGGGCTCGTCGCCGAGATCAAGGGCGAGCAGGCGTACCAGCTGTCCGACGCGTTGTCCTCGGTGCAGGCGCAGATCAAGAACGGGCCGGGCCCGTTCCCGTGCGCGGTGCTCGGCACCATCGCCGCGCTGCCCGCGGG
This window contains:
- a CDS encoding efflux RND transporter periplasmic adaptor subunit produces the protein MRILSALTVALFVVAGCSTSGSDKPTPELAPRGTQMTTAKPTRQDLTSKVSLSGKVAINPVFGLVSPVAGQVRYLDVKTPEKTPAKPTKVANVFANGKPTAVDVPAGATFSGRLADDKATVTAGQPIASAKHVGYGLVAEIKGEQAYQLSDALSSVQAQIKNGPGPFPCAVLGTIAALPAGTIPDPPPAENPATPPPSGGPVTNPAPPPGNGKPEENKPNPSEATGMRLVCTAPSDLKLINGAEATLEVVTEKAANVMVLPVEAVAGGQGKGKVDVLGPSGERVTKDVVLGLTDGKVVQIKSGLVGDETVAVPGPNLPPAQQDPNSPGGPGK